In the genome of Ursus arctos isolate Adak ecotype North America unplaced genomic scaffold, UrsArc2.0 scaffold_22, whole genome shotgun sequence, the window CTGAAACTCTGGGTCTGATCATTTCCATTATCTTAGAGTGGCAAGGTTGGTGGCTCATTCTTTCATTCGCCCAGCAAAAATTAACTAAGCACTGACAGTGTGTGTGAGGCACTCTGCTGGGTCCCAAGGAGGTAGCGAGGCACAAGAAGGATGCACTGTCTCAGTCGGTCCTCAAAGAGCTCAAAATCAAGTTTGAGAGACTTGTTTACACAGAAACAAGTAAATGCAATGCAGTCTGCTAGTACTATAATAGGTTCACACTCATATCAtgggagaatgggagaaaacaccAACGTTGAAGGATTAATAGCAAGTTCCCAAGctggaagaggagcagagaggaaagggTAGGCAGTGGAATTATCTCatgcagaggaagggaagggaaggggaaaggaaaggggaaagagaagggaaaagggaaggggaagggaagggaaggggaagggaagggaaggaagaaggaggaagaaaggaaagaaaggagaaagaaaggaaaaaaagggaaggaaggaaggaaggaaggaaggaaggaaggaaggaaggaaggaaaacaggaaagaagaggcTGAGTTGATTGAAAGTGGCTGATTGTTCGGTGTGGCTGAGCACTTACCACACTGCACTGTAACAGTCAGTATACATATTTGTCTCCCCTAGTAGACTGTAAGCTCCCTGAGGCAGAGAAAATAGTCTGCTCATCCTTCTATCCCCAGAGTGTGGCACACAGCCTGGCATATAATGGGCTCTCAACATGTATTTGCTGCCTGTTTTAGGGGCCAGTGAAAAATAAGGATGGAAGATATGATGGGCCAAGCATGAAAGGAGTTTGGATGTGGGAAAGGCAGCAGTGAAAGAGgtgagagcagaggcagggagattaGTTAAAAGCCCACCATAATAGTTTAACAGAGATTCGAAGAAGGCAACCTCAGTAGGgacaggaaagagagaatgaactTAAGTTGGATTTCTTCTTCTCAGGAAGCCAAGCAAGACGGACGCTGAagcagccgcagccgcagccaCAGCCGCAGCCGCAGCCACAGAATGGTGTAAAGGTAATGACAGTCTTCCGTCCCTCCCAGGGGGCGGCTCTGACATGGGATCTGAGGACTCCGCTTTTTCTCCCTGCCACACATCTCAGTTATCTTGAACCAGAACTTGCTGGTTCTGCCCCACAAAGCAGCAAAGCGAAGGGACATCAGAATCGCCGACCCTGCTTTGTGGGTGAGGGACAAAAGCAAGCCAAGAATCTCCCTTACTGCTGTCCATTTCTTGCAGGCCCGTGATACAAGAGGACATATTTATGAACAGGTGTTAGAGAAGCCCACGTCTCAGGAGAGGAGTCAAGGCCTCAGGCGGGAGGAGAGCAGCTTACATTATGCAGACATTCAAGTGTGCAGCTCTACCCGGCCTCGCTCTGCTCTGGACGTGAAGCACAAGCAGTTAGAAAATGCTACGCAGTACGCAACCCTTCGCTTCCCCCAGGCCACACCCCGCTATGACAGCAAGAACGGGACCCTGGTGTGAGCGCTGGGGAGGACAGACTCGTTTCCTTCATTTTACCACTCCTCCCTGGGGGAGGATCTGCACTGGGGAACTGGCTGGCACCCAGAGATGGTGCCGCGTTCTAAAGAACCCCGGAGCCCTTGTGAGTGCCCCCAGTCTTAACCCCCCTCCCCGAGGCCTATCTGTTACTGGCCACCATTAGCTTGGAGTCATATTTGGGTTAGCTACGGGTGGATGGAGTTCTACAAAATGAAGGGGGCTAGGATGAGCGTGCAGGAAGTTTTTCGACCCCTACTTCGCCCCTGCTTTCAAGGAAAGTGCTGATAGGACAGGTTACCCCAGCATTTAATTTAATGGTGTCTCTTTTACACACCTTAAACTCCAAAGCTGAAGGAGAAGACGTGCTCTGGAAAAGCATTCTGAGTTCTTGCACACAGCCCCCAGAGCCAGCTTGGGCAATTCCCTCGGTGGTTGGGTCAAGGGTCCCAGAACCTAAACAAACGAGGGCAAGGGCTGAGGCGTGGAGGAAGCGATCTCTGACCACGGGTTACCAGTACTTCAAGTCACTGACAGCACTGCGTGGCCCGGAAACTCCCCTTGGCTGGACTGTTGGCTCTCGCAGGCGCGGAGCTGCTAGGATCAATAAATGGCATAAGGAACATGCCTGGTGCGTTTTCTGGGGTGGGGGTCTGCAGGCTCTACGTAAGCAAAGCAGGTCTCGCTCAGCCTGAGGACAGCGGGTAGATCCAGACACTTCGCGCCAGACCCCTCCGGCTTCGGCTGGGGCCCAGCGGCAGTGCGGGTTGGACGCCCAGGAGGCGGGATTCCATCTACAGAAGGCGGAGCTCCCTGGTCCAGTCTTGGCACTCAGGGGGGCGGGGTGGGCTCGGCCCACAGGAGGCGGGTCAGGGAGGCAGGGGGCGGGGTCAAGGCCTGCGGGGCGGGGGCCTGGGCTGTTAGGAGGCGGAGCCGGCCAAGGAAGGGGCGGGGCCCGGGTTGTCAGGGACTGGCTCGCGCCGGCTGGGGGTGGGCGGGTCCGGGCCAGAGCCCGCCTCCGCGTCACCATGGCATCGGGAAAGGAGCCGCGACGCTGTAGCAGGAGGAGGCCGAGCTCAGAAGCGCTGCGGACAGAGACGCTGAACCACATGCACCGATGATTTAAGAGGTAGGTGCTGAAAGGTTGTGGGGGTTGCGGGTGGGGGCGTGCCTGGAAAATATACTTACCACTGGTTGAGCGTCCAGATCAGAAAGGGGTTTACACtgaggggtgaggtggggggagtaCTGGAAAGAAGGAGGCGGAAGTTTCAGGGTCTGAGCCTACTTGGAGCTTTACAGGTTCTTAGGTGCAGTTCCTGATTCAGACTTTCAGAGCTTGGAGACGAGTAGTAATGCACGTCCCCTTTCAGTTTGTATGCTATCCTCCCCAAATACCCTCGATTGATCCCTAAGAGGGATGATTCCTTAAGACGGACACAGTACTGAAAATGGAATCACAGCACAAAATAGTTGGTAATCATAGTATCGACTTCATAGAATGTTTGTATTTAAAACACTTGGAACAGTACATAGTATGTAGTCAAATGTAGGCTGCTGTTATCATCATTACCATCGTTTTCCCGGCCTGTTCTCTGGCACAGACCTAGTGCAAGTGGATTTGGAAGAAATGGCTAGAAAACTTCGACCACTACTAATCGGTAGAGCAACTCCCTAGCCTGTTTACTGTTATCTGGGGCGTAATAACGTGAACTTTATTTCCAACGGTTATTTACTATGACGGTCAAATACGATGCTGTAGGTGATGACACTTTGTAAACTTGAAGTGCTATGTAAAAATTTCTgccttaaaatataaatgcaacCTTTCTAGGCTAAGACGTAATTCCTGAGGATGAATGGAATGGAAGTGCATGCCATAAGCAGAGCTCCCAGTATTTGCCTTGATTGTCTTCAGAATTCTTACTGTGGTCGTTGACAATCTTAGGGAGGAGGGAAAATGCATTCTTGGTTGACTGAAAGGGAAGCGTTGCTCTTTACTTTATTACTATTAAGCCTAAATGGCTAGATTTTAAAATACCCTTGGGATAGTCCTGTTGTGATTATAATATTTTTGGCTGGATTTCCTGCTAACCAGGGTCTAGATGACATAAGTTGATAGATTTGGGGCAGGGGCTTGACATTACCAGATTGATTtagctttagaattttttttttctgtcctgtaTTTTTGTacattctccctcttcctatttTAAGGTGGCCCCGATCCAGCTTTTCTAGGGACTCTGAAGATGGGGACTCAAGTGGTTAGGAGACTCTCTAACTCCCTGCTGCCAGCAGAGCCCTCTGTAAGTTTCTGGTGTACTGTTGAAAGGAGTGTGATGACATTAATGGAATTTTGGTACAGTTCCACAACTGGGGGATTTCTCCATCAAGACTGAGATCCTGGAAAAAAATTGttatatatttgctttcttttcttgcttcccCTTCTTGTAGAAAGTCTAGCTCCCTTgattcattattaataaaatcagGGAGAAGTCGAAAAATTATGGCAATTAATCAGAATAGATGCAGTTTAAAAGATGCAAATGTTTGTTAAAGAAATAATGCATGTTAATTATGGAGCATTTGGGAAATACTGCAaaccatgattttatttatttatttatttatttattaagattttatttatttatttgagagagagagagggagaggggcgcctgggtggctcagtcgttaagcgtctgtcttcggctcagggtgtgatcccggagttctaggatcaagccccatgtcaggctcttccgctgggagcctgcttcttcctctcctactccccctacttgtgttctctctctcgctggctgtctctctctctgtcaaataaataaataaaatctttaaaaaagagagagagagagagggagagagcatgaacagcagggagggtagagggagagggagaagcagattccctgctgagcagggagcctgatgcttaaccctactgagccacccagctgcccccaaaacaaacattttaacaatttcatAGTAACaaacattaagttaaaaaaaagcaagagtcaaggggtgccagggtggctcagtcggttaagcatccaactcttgattttggctcacataatgatctcagggtcatgatatccAGTCCCGCACTGGGTTCCACACTCAAAAGGGagtgcttctctccctttccctttgcccctctccctgcttgtgctctctctccatctctctcaaataaaaaataaataaatctttaaaaaaatgtttgttttaatatggTTACAAATGTCTGGTAAACATTATAAGGGTTCTAATTTTCTTGacaatttttctgtttgttgGATTTTCAGGTTCCCTTCCCCCATTGTAAATAACAAATGGATTTACtcatttaagacttttttttccttagggttGGGTTCCAGAAGTAGAATCCCTAGGTCAAAGGATGTGAACATTTTAAGTAATAAGTTACCTTTTAGGAGAAGAATCCTGGTGTCaaattaaatacacattttccaGAATGTAGAGGGTCATCGGCTGAGAGATAGAAGGGTTCTTGGTAGAAATCTAGCTACCTGCTGCAATGAGACCTTAGGTCCTGCAGAAAGATTATTTCATGATAGTGTGGTTAGTAATGTGGAGCCCTAACATGTATGAATGGCAATCCAGAGGTATGGGGACTTGTGTAGCGTTTACACAGTAGAGAAATTCAAGGGTCACTTCCAAAATATCCACCAGATGTCGCTAGTCTTAACCCAATTTTTACCTTTAGGATAACCAGCAGATAACttttgaaatgtgaatttcaaaaaTTCATGTAGAATATATTTGCATATCTGCTTAAGTACAGTTTATATTAAGCACTAGCATCTGGTGATTACTTTGGCAACATCCTACTCTAGTCTTTTAccattctgtctctttttccctttttcttcccacTCAGTCTGTCACACTCACCCTGTACACTCTGTCCCCACATACTAATATTGGATTCTTAGTTTTACTAGTCTTCCTTTTACTATTCTTTCTTTCAGTCTTGTTTCTTGCCTCTGTGTATTCGTGTATTTATGTGTAACTATGAGTTGAGTGTTTTTGCTGAAAGAATGGGACCTGGCATATAATGACatataataggcactcaatatatTTAGTGAATGTTTAATGAAAACTTGCAttgatgaaagagaagaaaatatagaaggaTACCAGGAATTATTTATATCCGTCTTGGAAATACACTGAAAGAGACAAAGATGCATATTTCTAAATTAACTATAATTAAACGCTAAGTGATATAATATAGAACATGCTGTGACCTTTGAATTATAAAAAGAggaatattcattcattccagccaggatttattgagcatctactatgtgccaggaaacATTTTTGGTTCTGGAGATAAACCAGATAAACCAAtgacaaaacataaaaattcccTGCTCTCATGGACCTTATATTCTGAGCAGGAAGACACTGGCAATAAGCAAACAAGTAAATACAGAATATACAAGACAGTAATGAATGctaggaagaaaaatacaaataaattaggCAAAGAGATTTGGGAGTACCTGGGTGAAGGGGTGCTGTcgttttatgtatttacttttatttatttattgttttttaaatagactccacacccagcatgaagcccagtgcagggcttgaactcacgaccctaagatcaagacctgagctgaaatcaaaagtcaaatgctcaaccaactgagccacccaggtgccctgagtatTGTCcttttaaatagggtggtcagagaaggctgaACAGGTAAAAGTGATATTTGAGCAGAAACCTGAAAAAAGAACAGGAATGAACCGTGGGTTATCTGGGACTTGAGTATTTGAGACAGATTAAGATCAGATCTGCCTTGATTTGAAGAAAACCAAAAGTGGTCAGAGGAGTTTTAGGAGGAAGCAGAACTGGAACTAGGCATAAAAAAGATTTGAGTAGCAGAACATTCTAGGACAGAATTCTAGGCAGAAGGACAGTCGTGAAGGCATGGGAGGTGAAAATGAGCCCTGGGAATGTGTGAGACAGAGGGGCCTGCTAACCTGAGCATAGGCAATTTGAGGGAGGGCCTTAAGAGTGGGGCATGAGGAATTTATATCTGACAGGAAAAAGGAGTGTTTGAAAACACTTGACAGGAAGATGAATTTGAGCAGGATGAATGCATTGTCTATGTAAGATTAAGGGGTGTAGGCTGGCAGAAAagccaggagacacagagagcagTTTAGGAGCGAGGACAGTTTTGGGGCCTTTGCCGATAGATGTGAGCCCTTTTGTGTACATTTATGCTGATGTCTCTGAAGATAAATGCAGTAGAAATTGTAAACATATGTTACTGCCAAGAAACTCGCTAAtgtgtgaaaacagaaaaatattaaaaaattatttcagagtcatttaaaatatttccattgacAATTTTAATTATCTGTTTATTCAGACTGCCTTTCTGCTTCTTTATAGTCATTAATGATTGCCCACAATAGATGTATTAAATTGACGAAGCTGTGAATTGCACACATTTCTACACAGGGAGAAGTCACAGTCAATATTTTCACCGAATGACAATTCTATTTAAGGCTAATAGTCTTACTTAGGCCAACATATTATCTGTATTAATATAAGTGATCAATGAGTTTGCCAGTGTTTCCTCCgctcatttattcatgcattcaactaagaacatttactgaataccttTTATGTCTCAAGCATCATATAGAAGTATTGCGTAATGATTAAGAACCTGGACTTTGGCTTCACCACTTAGCTATAGGGCCTGGAGCTAATTACTTATCctccagatctctctctctcttcatctgtaaaatggggataataaaaaaCCCCTACTGTTTATAGTAATTGTGACCGTCAAATGAGCTAATGTATGTAAGTGCTTAGTATGGGGCTTGGCACATAGCAGAAGTTCAATTTTGCTATTATTATGGTTGTATATAGATATTCGGGTAGCTGTTAGTTGGTGAGGGAAGAATCTGCCATTATTGTTAAAATAATATAGGACCGAGGAGGTCTAGTATTATTTCAGAAATCAGGCAGCATGGCAGAGAGATGCAGAAAGCCGCTAGTTTGGACCCTTTGCGTCTCCTCCCAGGCAGAGTGAATAACAAGTCAGCAGTGGTGGGAGTGGTTCCAGCTACCTGGACTGGTTCGCAGTTTCCCCATGTTCCAGCCCTACGGGGTGCAGATCCTTGTCCTAGTTATTTCTGGGTCTTTTAGCTAACCCACTTACCCTCCCAGCTCTCATGCAGATACGACAGCAGAGCGAGATGGGGAAGACGAAGGCAACAGTAAATGTTAGTGCTGCTTACAGCTCAGGCTCAGTTCTTCACCTGGGTTACCTGGTAAGGCAGACCATGATAAATGTGGTGAGCACAGCTTCCGAGCACAAAAACCCTAGAGAGTATATGCTCCAAAaggaattttgcattttttccaaGTGTGAGACGCAGACTATATgtgaaaatattataatttttggaACATTTCAATAGTTATATGGGGAAAATGGCACAGAATATTATGAAGTGGTACTatctaaatttaaatgaattaaaattaaatgctatttaaatttaagtccCACATTTGCgttagccacattttaagtgcttactaatcacgtgtggctagtggccacTGGATTGGACGGCACAGATACAGAACACTTCACCATCACAGAAAATCCTATTGCATACCACTACTGTAGGATATGTGGTTGATATAATTACAGACTTCTAGGGAATAGTGCAATTGTGGACCATATGCCCTATAATAAATCTTGTATCTGTTCACCACAGTTCCCTCTAATCCCTCCAGCATGCTGTGCGGTGCAAACAGCATAGGGCTGAGCATCAGAGGCATTTGGTTCAGATCTTCGCTCTCACATTGATCTGCTGAGTGACTGTAAATAGCTCTCCTAGTCTTCATTCCTCCGTGTGTGtcaactatcttttttttttttttagctttaaaatcCAGTGATTTAAGGAGTCTTTTCTTAGGAATATTGAGCTCACAGGTCTTACTTTGATAAAGGACTTGTTCTTTGAGAAACAGTGACCTTTTGGCATATAACTATCAGCAGGACCTCCCTCTGATGTTTCGAAATTTTCTCCTTTGTCCAAAGCATGATGGGCCAGCACCCCCTCGGAATCCTCTATACAGGGATCCACCAAAtgggtgtttttttggttttgtatcACTATTCATGTAGATGTGTTGCGTGCAATTTTATGTTGTTGGAAGTTTCACGCTTACTTTTAGAAGGGCCTTGTTGCATTAACATGGGTTAGTGACTTACCTGATCGTATTACACCATGAGCTGTGGTCAGAGCAAGGGGAATTCTTGGCAGCTAAATTCCCCGGTTAGTTAGGAAGGACAGTGCTCTTCTGACTCGTGGGCTGATCAGGTTCAGTTTGATTTGGTGCCGTGGCTTTTCCCCAGCTTTTGCCAGAATCGAATACACAGCGTTCAATTAGTAGCAGCCACTTAACACCTCTGCGGGCCTTCTGTTTTCTGCTTGctgtggttgggggtggggggtgtgtcTTTCTCAGAAGTATCATCGTGTTTAGCAGCTTTAGACATTCAGGCAAGACGTTGCTAGTTGTGGATGCTCCCTAGGGATTTTCCGTTTCTCTAGTGAGCTGAGGAGTTGCGGAGGAGATCATTAGATTGAAAAGACTTTTCCAGCTAAGTTACCAATGGGTATTTGGGGAAGGAATTTGGGCCTTCTGCAAAATCGTAAGTGTAAAGACCTAGATCCTCAAACTGCCTTTGTCAAATACCagctgtgtccttgggcaaggcCCTGACCTCTGAGCCTTAACATTCTGTAAATCCTTCCTGTCCATCTGGGATCACGAGGTGTAATATAATATGGGTGTTCTTTCAGCTTCCAGTTTTCCTATAGAAACAAGAATGTGCACTGAGAGTACAAATGACTAGTATTCCTGAAAATAATCAAGGCTGTGACTTGAATAACTAGAAACAGTGGGGAATAGCTCTGTGTTTCATTTGGGGAAGCTTTTACCTAACTCTTTCAAAAGCTCCAGGACATTtttgtagtatttattttatttttcagatttttatttaaattttagttacttaacatatagtgtaatattggtttcaggagaatttagtgattcattacctacgtataacacccagtgctcatcataacaagtgccctccttaatacccaccccccatttagcccatcccccagccacctgtagtgtttgtttcatttaaaacccatttaaatcatttaaagCTCACTAAAAATATGGGCTTTACATTTTAgcagttattttttgtttgttttaaagatttatgtattttagagagagagtgtgacagagcaggggggaaggcacagaggaagagagaatcctggggggggggagccccGAGGTGgaactccatctcaggactctgatatcgtaacctgagccaaaatcaagagtcagcggctcaaccaactgagccacccaggcgcccctagcagttgtttttaaaagaaatacagatttttgggGGTAAAGCCCTGGTGATCCTTGGTTTACCCTTTATGTTTCTGTTGTGATCCTGTGGTATTTCTTTACTACTATTTCTATTACATGTGTTTTAATACCGTTAATAACTAAAGTTCTCTCtatccttttctcccttccccctctctttctggctggttcttctctttctttctttcttttttttttttctgttcttctgcttccccttcttTAGTCCAACCTCACTGTCCAGGCCTCTTATGGAAAAAGGTTGCTGTTTTCAGCTAGTCTGGGGGGAAAAGTCCTGATCACTCCCCTTCCCACCCATCTTGTGGTGGAGCGTTGGGCCTTAAAAAAGCAgaacgtgtgtgtgcgtgtgcggcGCGCGCTCACGCCGGCACGCCTGCCTGCAGGCCTGGTGTGTAAGCTCGTGTGTGATTGCAAACGCATGCACAGCCGGTACGCCCGCCGCTGTGTCAacgagtgtatgtgtgtgcgctcACGTGTGTGTATGTTCGGAGCGCGCGCGCACCCGCCCGCCCGCCGGGGGCCTGGTGTGTATGTGTCTGCAGTGTAGGCACACACGCCCCCCCTCCCAGCCCGGTGTATGTGTTGTACGTAGatagcgagagagacagagagagagcgagagagagagagagtgtgtgtgtgtgtgtgtgtgtttgtgtgtgcgtgcgcgcgccaCCAGCCCGCCCGCGCGCCCGCGGTGCTCCCCCTTACGCACGCCTGGCCGGGGGCTGCCAGCCAGCGCCCCTCCACCCTTTGCGCGCCCAGCTGTTTCTATAGGAACCGCAACAGCGCCAGGGCCCCTCCGGCAGAGGCCCGGTGCGAGCATGCCCAGTGGAAGGCGCTAGTTTGGCTCGGGTCTAGGTTTCCAGTAAGTGGCCTGCGGGACTCCGGAGAGATCCCAATGAGCTGAGCGGAGAGTCTTTGtgtgcagagggaggaggcggcggcggccgctgCCTGGCCTGGAGACCCCGCCCGGGGAGCCCCCGGCAGGAACAATGCTAGCCTGCCTGACCCGGGGGAACTTACTGGACGTCCTGCAGGAGGGCTTCAATGAGGTAACTGTCTGCTCCTCCCActtccagctcccctcccccagggcctccCGCCTAATCTCTGGAGGGGGTTCTCCGCCCCCATCCTCCCGGGGACCCCAGATCACTTCCCCCGCCGAGCCCTAAAGGGTCAAGGTGGTGGGTATGGTGCAGACGAGATGGCTAACTGGGAAAAATCTGAAGGGCCGCCTTCCTCCAGCTAAGCTGAGCGATGCCCTTCCTGGTGGCTTACCTGAGCCCAACAGACAGGATCACAAACTCAGAGGTCATCTCCTTCCAGAAGAGGTGGTTTCCAGCCTTCCCGGGGATTCTCCCCAAGAAAATCCCCAGGGAAGCCCCTGTGTGTGTGGCAAGAGCGCTCATTCTATTTCAGGAGCTAACTGGGTGGGCCAAGTTAGGGGTGGGGTGGAATTGCATTGGTGGAAAGTTTGAGAGAGGGCAGGGTGAGGAGGTGGTCCACATGATGTGCTCTCTACGTGTTCATCACTCTTTGCATTTTCCGGGCAGTAGATTTCTTCACAACCAAGGGCATGGTTGGCAGACAGGACCTAAGAGAGAG includes:
- the CUNH11orf52 gene encoding uncharacterized protein C11orf52 homolog isoform X1 encodes the protein METEVTQIGLALVRVWKCTSKKKHPESCPPTSQRKKIPGSQARRTLKQPQPQPQPQPQPQNGVKARDTRGHIYEQVLEKPTSQERSQGLRREESSLHYADIQVCSSTRPRSALDVKHKQLENATQYATLRFPQATPRYDSKNGTLV
- the CUNH11orf52 gene encoding uncharacterized protein C11orf52 homolog isoform X2, with translation MGNRPCCGGSWSCPPTSQRKKIPGSQARRTLKQPQPQPQPQPQPQNGVKARDTRGHIYEQVLEKPTSQERSQGLRREESSLHYADIQVCSSTRPRSALDVKHKQLENATQYATLRFPQATPRYDSKNGTLV